In one Desulfoferula mesophila genomic region, the following are encoded:
- a CDS encoding carboxymuconolactone decarboxylase family protein: MAIIKLVPPEQAQGQVKEAYDMFAPMGMIPAPMQMYSSSPAWMGVRTQLMGYYMQHPSLSAGLLALIRMLVAEELKYYYCISLNTGLLKTLGIADEDAAAKVLADPANPPLEAKDKAMLLFVLKAVKTPDEVCSEDTQKLRDLGWSDGDIIDATAHGASMVTDGILFKAFKMDEGQSC, from the coding sequence ATGGCCATCATTAAACTCGTGCCGCCGGAGCAGGCCCAGGGCCAGGTCAAAGAGGCTTACGACATGTTCGCGCCCATGGGCATGATTCCGGCGCCCATGCAGATGTACTCCTCCTCTCCGGCGTGGATGGGGGTGCGCACCCAGCTTATGGGATATTACATGCAGCACCCCAGCCTGAGCGCGGGCCTGCTGGCCCTGATTCGCATGCTGGTGGCCGAGGAGCTCAAGTACTACTACTGCATCTCCCTGAACACCGGGCTGCTCAAGACCCTGGGCATCGCGGACGAGGACGCGGCGGCCAAGGTTTTGGCCGATCCGGCCAACCCACCCCTGGAGGCCAAGGACAAGGCCATGCTCCTGTTCGTGCTCAAGGCGGTGAAGACGCCTGACGAGGTGTGCTCCGAGGACACCCAGAAGCTCAGGGACCTGGGCTGGAGCGACGGGGACATCATCGACGCCACGGCCCATGGGGCGAGCATGGTGACCGACGGCATCTTGTTCAAGGCCTTTAAGATGGACGAGGGTCAGTCCTGTTGA
- a CDS encoding VOC family protein, which translates to MIRYKGVNHLALATKDMPATIRFWRDLLGLRLVGGLGKPGYRHYFFELGPHDYIAFFEWPGVEPIEEKDHGVPAKGPYVFDHVSLGVEKQGHLWEIKDRLEAADFWASEVIDHGFIHSLYAFDPNGVAIEFSWDVPGNDLRVRPVMADRLPCPEALEGPEPRPGMWPPVSSPSTAEDKVVYPGEGGAIRDDGRNAWVGGGAEGESES; encoded by the coding sequence ATGATTCGCTACAAAGGCGTCAACCACCTGGCCTTGGCCACCAAGGACATGCCCGCCACCATCCGCTTTTGGCGCGACCTGTTGGGCCTGCGCCTGGTGGGGGGGCTGGGCAAGCCAGGATACCGCCACTATTTTTTCGAGTTGGGCCCCCATGACTACATCGCCTTCTTCGAATGGCCGGGGGTGGAGCCCATCGAGGAAAAGGACCACGGGGTGCCGGCCAAGGGCCCCTATGTTTTCGACCACGTGTCCCTGGGGGTGGAGAAGCAGGGCCACCTGTGGGAGATCAAGGACCGCCTGGAGGCGGCCGATTTCTGGGCCAGTGAGGTCATCGACCACGGCTTCATCCACTCTTTATATGCTTTTGACCCCAACGGCGTGGCCATAGAATTCTCCTGGGACGTGCCGGGCAACGACCTGCGGGTGCGGCCGGTGATGGCCGACCGCCTTCCCTGCCCCGAGGCCCTGGAAGGGCCCGAGCCCCGGCCGGGCATGTGGCCTCCGGTGAGCTCCCCCAGCACGGCAGAGGACAAGGTGGTCTACCCCGGCGAGGGTGGGGCCATCCGCGACGACGGGCGCAACGCCTGGGTGGGCGGCGGGGCCGAGGGTGAATCAGAGTCATGA
- a CDS encoding ABC transporter substrate-binding protein, producing the protein MKGKALIRGTVCAGLALMWLASAAWAAGAPIKIGAMFISSGKVGGYGVHGCQAIQLAVEEINAAGGILGRQVVALCEDTKLKKDVVMSLADKFVNQDKVDFLMGPTSSGLAMALSEYAKEHKKILVTTQAATDALTGAKLHPYIFSTLSNAMMHARSGAYLMASKPYKRYMVIGPNYNYGHSSWKMFKEKLKQLRPDVEFVGELFPKFLAKDYSAEIKKIQEIKPDAVWSPLWGGDAVTFIKQALPTGIFKTVKFAFPCAGALEVLVPMGKDMPDGVYVSSRYFFTSPQSDLNRRFVAAYQKKFKQYPDYMAGETYAGVYFLKAAVERAGSLDADKIVAAVEREPLAWDTPEGYKIMRGEDHQVVEDCLWGETAQNQKYGFSIPQNFIAIQGVEICRDQAELAAVRAKK; encoded by the coding sequence ATGAAGGGGAAAGCATTGATCCGGGGAACGGTGTGCGCGGGTTTGGCTTTAATGTGGCTGGCCAGCGCGGCCTGGGCGGCGGGAGCCCCCATCAAAATCGGCGCGATGTTCATCTCCAGCGGCAAGGTGGGCGGCTATGGGGTGCACGGCTGCCAGGCCATCCAGTTGGCCGTGGAGGAGATCAACGCCGCGGGGGGCATCCTGGGGCGCCAGGTGGTGGCTCTGTGCGAGGACACCAAGCTGAAAAAAGACGTGGTCATGTCCCTGGCCGACAAGTTCGTCAATCAGGACAAGGTGGACTTTCTCATGGGGCCTACCTCCAGCGGCCTGGCCATGGCCCTGTCGGAGTACGCCAAGGAGCACAAAAAAATACTAGTGACCACCCAGGCGGCCACCGACGCCCTCACCGGGGCCAAGCTGCACCCCTACATCTTCAGCACCTTGAGCAACGCCATGATGCACGCCCGCTCCGGGGCCTATCTCATGGCCTCCAAGCCCTACAAGCGCTACATGGTCATCGGCCCCAATTACAATTACGGCCACTCTTCCTGGAAGATGTTCAAGGAGAAACTCAAGCAACTGCGGCCGGACGTGGAGTTCGTGGGCGAGCTGTTTCCCAAATTTTTGGCCAAGGACTACAGCGCCGAGATAAAGAAGATCCAGGAGATCAAGCCCGACGCGGTGTGGTCTCCCCTGTGGGGCGGCGACGCGGTCACCTTTATCAAGCAGGCGCTGCCCACCGGCATCTTCAAGACGGTCAAGTTCGCCTTCCCCTGCGCTGGAGCCTTGGAGGTCCTGGTGCCCATGGGCAAGGACATGCCCGACGGCGTCTATGTTTCCTCGCGCTATTTCTTCACCTCGCCCCAATCGGACCTGAACCGGCGTTTCGTGGCGGCTTATCAGAAAAAGTTTAAACAGTACCCCGACTACATGGCCGGTGAAACCTACGCGGGGGTCTATTTCCTCAAGGCGGCGGTGGAGCGGGCCGGTTCTCTGGACGCGGACAAGATCGTGGCCGCGGTGGAACGCGAGCCCCTGGCCTGGGACACCCCCGAAGGCTACAAGATCATGCGGGGCGAGGACCACCAGGTGGTGGAGGACTGCCTGTGGGGCGAGACCGCCCAGAACCAAAAGTACGGCTTCTCCATCCCCCAGAACTTCATCGCCATCCAGGGAGTGGAAATCTGCCGCGACCAGGCCGAGTTGGCCGCCGTGCGGGCCAAGAAATAA
- a CDS encoding 2-hydroxyacyl-CoA dehydratase subunit D, protein MSLSAKARMQFMKDLGFPAMLALAKKTRGKRRPRQANPDFGPPLKCAGRLKEIMTRHYYLSRFAPGARPVAWVTSGAPVELLRAFDFYTMYPENHGALCGAQKMGPELCEAAEQEGYSPDLCSYARVDLGHFFSGKTPAGKLPKPDLLFCSNNICQTVVYWYKVLAHRLNIPLVLFDTPFNYGEINDTDIAYMKEQLLEMIPVLEKVSGKAFDLERLLKLAELSKSASQLWGQCLETMRARPAPMTIFDAFIHLAPVVSLRGLPVARDYYEILLAELTQRVAQGIGAITNEKKRLMWDNIAVWYKVRDFSELFAARGMNFVAATYTNAWAETIQHLDMSHPWESLAKTYSLVILNNNLEHRLKLMEKMVGEYAVDGLVVHSARSCKPYSLGQYDLKRLLSQRLGIPAVVIEADITDYRFFSEEQALTRLEAFFEALEAA, encoded by the coding sequence ATGAGCCTTAGCGCCAAGGCCCGGATGCAGTTCATGAAGGACCTGGGGTTTCCGGCCATGCTGGCCCTGGCCAAGAAAACCAGGGGCAAGCGCCGCCCCCGCCAGGCCAACCCCGACTTCGGGCCGCCGCTCAAGTGCGCCGGGCGGCTCAAGGAGATCATGACCCGGCACTACTATTTGTCGCGTTTCGCGCCGGGGGCCCGGCCGGTGGCCTGGGTCACCAGCGGCGCGCCGGTGGAGCTGCTGCGGGCCTTTGATTTCTACACCATGTATCCCGAAAACCACGGGGCCTTGTGCGGGGCCCAGAAGATGGGGCCGGAGCTGTGCGAGGCGGCCGAGCAGGAAGGCTACTCCCCGGACCTGTGCTCTTATGCGCGGGTGGACCTGGGCCACTTCTTCAGCGGCAAGACCCCGGCGGGCAAGCTGCCCAAGCCGGACCTGTTGTTCTGCTCCAACAACATCTGCCAGACCGTGGTGTACTGGTACAAGGTGCTGGCCCACCGTCTGAACATCCCCCTGGTGCTTTTTGACACCCCCTTCAACTACGGCGAGATAAACGACACCGACATCGCCTACATGAAGGAGCAGCTCCTGGAGATGATCCCGGTGTTGGAAAAGGTCTCGGGCAAGGCCTTTGACCTGGAGCGCCTGCTCAAGCTGGCCGAGCTGAGCAAGAGCGCCAGCCAACTCTGGGGGCAGTGCCTGGAGACCATGCGGGCCCGCCCCGCGCCCATGACCATCTTCGACGCCTTCATCCACCTGGCCCCGGTGGTGAGCCTTCGCGGCCTGCCCGTGGCCCGAGACTACTACGAGATCCTGTTGGCCGAGCTGACCCAGCGGGTGGCCCAGGGAATCGGGGCCATAACCAACGAGAAGAAGCGCCTGATGTGGGACAACATCGCAGTGTGGTACAAGGTGCGCGACTTCTCCGAGCTGTTCGCCGCCCGAGGCATGAACTTCGTGGCCGCCACCTACACCAACGCCTGGGCCGAGACGATCCAGCACCTGGACATGAGCCACCCCTGGGAGTCCCTGGCCAAGACCTACTCCCTGGTTATACTTAACAACAACCTGGAGCACCGCCTGAAGCTCATGGAGAAGATGGTGGGCGAGTACGCGGTGGACGGCCTGGTGGTGCACTCGGCCCGTTCCTGCAAGCCCTACTCCCTGGGCCAGTACGACCTCAAGCGCCTGCTCAGCCAACGGCTGGGCATACCCGCGGTGGTCATCGAGGCGGACATAACCGATTACCGCTTTTTCAGCGAGGAACAGGCCCTGACTCGCCTGGAGGCCTTTTTCGAGGCCCTGGAAGCGGCCTGA
- a CDS encoding 2-hydroxyacyl-CoA dehydratase subunit D, producing the protein MSPSQLPTRSEYLKTWRGGGGKVCAVFPAQYPKELLWAHEVLPMEVWDPPQEPARATGHLQPYICSVVRQGLELLLAGGMDEVGAILFPHTCDSLQNLASLVADYLEPPAPSLFFYNPKAPFAAAAQSFYVARLQALDEELSLIFGPAPEGALEEALEWSRRLAGLYARAYARRAAGELKAGAAEFYAVLRGGEYLHPRDYVPLLEAWLERASATEQGRGAALLMSGVLPGPPDLLETLDDLGLRVMHDDLISMSRRLLYPPPEAGDPYEALARSFLAMPPCSTRGSSLAERLAWLKKLARESGAQGVVFSVVKFCEPELFDLPELRRGLKQAGLPSLVLEVDVNQEVGGQAATRLEAFGEMLS; encoded by the coding sequence ATGAGCCCCAGCCAGCTTCCCACTCGAAGCGAGTATCTCAAAACCTGGCGCGGCGGCGGCGGCAAGGTCTGCGCCGTGTTTCCCGCCCAATACCCCAAGGAACTGCTCTGGGCCCACGAGGTGCTGCCCATGGAGGTGTGGGACCCACCCCAGGAGCCGGCCAGGGCGACGGGCCACTTGCAGCCCTACATCTGCTCGGTGGTGCGCCAGGGCCTGGAGCTCTTGTTGGCCGGGGGCATGGACGAGGTGGGGGCCATCCTGTTCCCCCACACCTGCGACTCCCTGCAAAACCTGGCCTCCCTGGTGGCCGATTATCTGGAGCCCCCCGCGCCCAGCCTGTTTTTCTACAACCCCAAGGCCCCCTTCGCGGCGGCGGCCCAAAGCTTTTACGTGGCGCGGCTCCAGGCCCTAGACGAAGAGCTGTCCCTGATCTTCGGGCCCGCGCCGGAGGGGGCCCTGGAAGAGGCCCTGGAGTGGAGCCGCCGCTTGGCCGGGCTCTACGCCCGGGCCTACGCCCGCCGGGCGGCCGGGGAGCTCAAGGCCGGGGCGGCGGAGTTTTACGCCGTGCTGCGCGGCGGGGAATATTTGCATCCCCGGGACTACGTTCCTTTGCTGGAGGCCTGGCTGGAGCGGGCTTCGGCCACGGAGCAAGGCCGGGGGGCGGCGTTGCTGATGAGCGGGGTGCTGCCCGGTCCGCCGGACCTCTTGGAGACCCTGGACGATTTGGGGCTCCGGGTGATGCACGACGATCTCATCTCCATGAGCCGCCGCCTGCTCTATCCCCCGCCGGAAGCGGGCGATCCCTACGAGGCCCTGGCCCGGAGCTTTTTGGCCATGCCGCCTTGCAGCACCCGGGGATCGTCGCTGGCCGAGCGCCTGGCCTGGCTCAAGAAGCTGGCCCGGGAAAGCGGGGCCCAGGGGGTGGTGTTCAGCGTGGTCAAGTTCTGCGAGCCGGAGCTGTTCGATTTGCCCGAGCTGCGCCGGGGCCTCAAACAGGCCGGGCTGCCCAGCCTGGTCCTGGAGGTGGACGTGAACCAGGAGGTGGGCGGCCAGGCGGCCACCCGCCTGGAGGCCTTTGGGGAGATGTTGTCATGA